From a region of the Helianthus annuus cultivar XRQ/B chromosome 5, HanXRQr2.0-SUNRISE, whole genome shotgun sequence genome:
- the LOC110940727 gene encoding probable serine/threonine-protein kinase SIS8 isoform X3 — protein sequence MPSLMDLQRTPVSDDITWEAVMVDKATDDKLLQLEKSALEIGIIKSSESDQNVVQKLAVLVSNHMGGPVGDPDKMLLAWKNFSHKFKATFGSMVLPLGSLKIGMARHRALLFKVLADSVGIPCCLVKGKQYTGSTDVAMNLIKTGDGREYIVDLMSDPGTLIPSHVDHDEASFPSSPWSRDEDRVTSSQSGLTTSEECSNFGNKTDEIRLRPINFSHARSPSWTEGVSSPAARKMKVKDVSQYMIDAAKENPQLAQKLHDVLLESGVVAPPNLFTVVHDERDHPPRFLPILPSHHAHSKHRTSQSQASQAAAAAAAAAAAVVASSKVVAATRSTNDPLPVAAAATVTAAAVVATGLPSFVDRPRRDGEGEFGNLQLQASENDVAGKDTLNSEVSLEDVSDCEISWEDITLGERIGLGSYGEVYRGDWHGTEVAVKKFLDQEVTVESLEEFKSEVGIMKRVRHPNVVLFMGAVTRAPHLSIITEFLPRGSLYRLIHRPNNQLDIRRRLRIALHAARGMNYLHNCTPVIVHRDLKSPNLLVDKNWVVKVCDFGLSRMKHSTFLSSRSTAGTAEWMAPEVLRNEPSDEKCDVYSFGVILWELCTLQQPWGGMNPMQVVGAVGFQHRRLEVPDDVDPAIADIITRCWQTDPRLRPTFADIIAALKPLQKPITSSKTARG from the exons ATGCCTTCCCTTATGGATTTACAACGAACCCCGGTGTCAGATGACATCACCTGGGAAGCAGTCATGGTCGACAAGGCTACGGATGATAAGCTGTTACAACTTGAAAAAAGTGCACTGGAGATTGGTATTATTAAGTcatcagaatcagatcaaaatgtGGTACAGAAACTTGCTGTTTTGGTTTCTAATCACATGGGTGGGCCTGTTGGGGATCCAGATAAGATGTTGCTTGCATGGAAAAATTTCAGCCATAAATTCAAGGCAACTTTCGGAAGCATGGTGTTGCCTCTTGGCTCATTGAAAATTGGGATGGCGCGTCATCGTGCATTGCTTTTCAAG GTTTTGGCTGATAGTGTTGGTATCCCTTGCTGCTTGGTGAAAGGGAAGCAATACACTGGATCTACTGACGTGGCAATGAACTTGATAAAAACTGGCGATGGAAG GGAATACATTGTTGATCTAATGTCGGACCCCGGAACACTTATTCCATCCCATGTTGACCATGACGAAGCTTCCTTCCCGTCAAGCCCATGGTCCCGAGATGAGGATCGTGTAACGTCTTCCCAAAGTGGTCTTACTACATCTGAAGAATGCTCCAACTTTGGgaacaaaactgatgaaatcCGTTTAAGGCCTATTAATTTCAGCCATGCACGATCCCCTTCATGGACAGAAGGTGTTAGTTCCCCTGCAGCACGTAAAATGAAGGTAAAAGATGTCTCACAATACATGATTGATGCTGCAAAAGAAAATCCTCAATTAGCCCAGAAACTGCATGATGTGTTGCTTGAAAGTGGTGTTGTTGCTCCTCCGAATCTCTTTACTGTAGTTCACGATGAACGAGACCATCCTCCTCGCTTCTTACCTATTTTACCTTCCCATCATGCACACTCTAAGCACAGGACATCACAATCTCAAGCCAGTCAAGCGGCGGCTGCTGCTGCGGCGGCAGCTGCTGCAGTTGTGGCGTCATCAAAGGTGGTTGCTGCTACAAGAAGTACAAATGATCCGCTACCTGTAGCAGCTGCAGCCACAGTGACAGCTGCAGCAGTGGTAGCAACCGGTTTGCCTAGTTTTGTGGATCGTCCAAGAAGGGATGGAGAAGGAGAATTTGGTAATTTACAATTACAAGCGAGTGAGAATGATGTGGCAGGTAAGGATACTTTGAATTCAGAAGTCTCCCTGGAGGATGTATCAGATTGTGAGATTTCATGGGAGGATATCACCTTGGGTGAACGCATCGGATTGG GATCGTATGGAGAGGTTTATCGTGGTGATTGGCATGGAACT GAAGTTGCTGTTAAAAAGTTTCTAGACCAGGAAGTAACGGTTGAATCCCTTGAGGAGTTCAAAAGTGAG GTGGGCATCATGAAAAGAGTCCGGCATCCCAATGTGGTATTATTCATGGGGGCTGTAACACGTGCCCCACATCTTTCAATCATCACTGAATTTCTGCCTAG AGGTAGTTTGTATAGATTAATTCATCGGCCCAACAATCAACTGGATATTAGACGACGTTTAAGGATAGCCCTTCATGCT GCGCGTGGTATGAATTATCTGCACAACTGCACGCCAGTTATAGTTCACCGTGATCTCAAGTCTCCAAATCTCCTTGTTGATAAAAACTGGGTTGTGAAG GTTTGTGATTTTGGGTTGTCAAGAATGAAGCACAGCACATTCCTTTCATCAAGGTCTACTGCAGGGACA GCAGAATGGATGGCTCCTGAGGTCCTACGAAACGAGCCCTCAGATGAAAA GTGTGATGTTTACAGCTTTGGGGTCATTTTATGGGAGCTATGCACATTGCAACAACCGTGGGGTGGAATGAACCCCATGCAAGTTGTTGGTGCTGTCGGGTTTCAGCATCGCCGTCTTGAAGTTCCTGATGACGTGGACCCCGCCATTGCTGATATTATTACAAGATGTTGGCAAAC AGATCCAAGATTACGGCCAACATTTGCTGACATCATTGCGGCGTTGAAGCCTCTTCAAAAGCCGATCACTAGTTCCAAAACCGCACGGGGCTAG
- the LOC110940727 gene encoding probable serine/threonine-protein kinase SIS8 isoform X2, translating to MKNLLKKLHMMPNQASDDGSKGSPKGNQRLSGGVEQEQSKSPLSSSVSGWFVANRASSSSSSAKGEDREDVTSMAVDAAQAEEGYQIQLALELSAREDPEAVQIEAVKQISLGSCLQHNSPAQVLTYRYWNYSALSYDDKILDGFYDLYEASPRALLSEMPSLMDLQRTPVSDDITWEAVMVDKATDDKLLQLEKSALEIGIIKSSESDQNVVQKLAVLVSNHMGGPVGDPDKMLLAWKNFSHKFKATFGSMVLPLGSLKIGMARHRALLFKVLADSVGIPCCLVKGKQYTGSTDVAMNLIKTGDGREYIVDLMSDPGTLIPSHVDHDEASFPSSPWSRDEDRVTSSQSGLTTSEECSNFGNKTDEIRLRPINFSHARSPSWTEGVSSPAARKMKVKDVSQYMIDAAKENPQLAQKLHDVLLESGVVAPPNLFTVVHDERDHPPRFLPILPSHHAHSKHRTSQSQASQAAAAAAAAAAAVVASSKVVAATRSTNDPLPVAAAATVTAAAVVATGLPSFVDRPRRDGEGEFGNLQLQASENDVAGKDTLNSEVSLEDVSDCEISWEDITLGERIGLGSYGEVYRGDWHGTEVAVKKFLDQEVTVESLEEFKSEVGIMKRVRHPNVVLFMGAVTRAPHLSIITEFLPRGSLYRLIHRPNNQLDIRRRLRIALHAARGMNYLHNCTPVIVHRDLKSPNLLVDKNWVVKVCDFGLSRMKHSTFLSSRQNGWLLRSYETSPQMKSWCDVYSFGVILWELCTLQQPWGGMNPMQVVGAVGFQHRRLEVPDDVDPAIADIITRCWQTDPRLRPTFADIIAALKPLQKPITSSKTARG from the exons ATGAAGAATCTGTTAAAAAAGCTGCACATGATGCCGAATCAAGCTTCGGATGACGGGTCTAAGGGTTCTCCAAAGGGGAATCAACGGTTGAGTGGGGGTGTGGAGCAGGAACAGAGTAAATCCCCATTGTCAAGTAGTGTTTCTGGATGGTTTGTTGCGAATCGTGCATCATCGTCTTCTTCGAGTGCGAAAGGTGAAGACAGGGAGGATGTAACTTCAATGGCAGTTGATGCTGCACAAGCAGAGGAGGGGTACCAGATTCAGTTGGCTTTGGAGTTGAGTGCACGGGAGGATCCTGAAGCCGTGCAGATCGAAGCGGTTAAGCAGATCAGTCTGGGGTCTTGTCTGCAGCACAATAGTCCTGCTCAAGTTCTTACGTATCGATATTGG AATTACAGTGCTCTTAGTTATGATGATAAGATCCTGGATGGATTCTATGATTTGTACGAGGCTTCACCAAGAGCTTTATTATCAGAGATGCCTTCCCTTATGGATTTACAACGAACCCCGGTGTCAGATGACATCACCTGGGAAGCAGTCATGGTCGACAAGGCTACGGATGATAAGCTGTTACAACTTGAAAAAAGTGCACTGGAGATTGGTATTATTAAGTcatcagaatcagatcaaaatgtGGTACAGAAACTTGCTGTTTTGGTTTCTAATCACATGGGTGGGCCTGTTGGGGATCCAGATAAGATGTTGCTTGCATGGAAAAATTTCAGCCATAAATTCAAGGCAACTTTCGGAAGCATGGTGTTGCCTCTTGGCTCATTGAAAATTGGGATGGCGCGTCATCGTGCATTGCTTTTCAAG GTTTTGGCTGATAGTGTTGGTATCCCTTGCTGCTTGGTGAAAGGGAAGCAATACACTGGATCTACTGACGTGGCAATGAACTTGATAAAAACTGGCGATGGAAG GGAATACATTGTTGATCTAATGTCGGACCCCGGAACACTTATTCCATCCCATGTTGACCATGACGAAGCTTCCTTCCCGTCAAGCCCATGGTCCCGAGATGAGGATCGTGTAACGTCTTCCCAAAGTGGTCTTACTACATCTGAAGAATGCTCCAACTTTGGgaacaaaactgatgaaatcCGTTTAAGGCCTATTAATTTCAGCCATGCACGATCCCCTTCATGGACAGAAGGTGTTAGTTCCCCTGCAGCACGTAAAATGAAGGTAAAAGATGTCTCACAATACATGATTGATGCTGCAAAAGAAAATCCTCAATTAGCCCAGAAACTGCATGATGTGTTGCTTGAAAGTGGTGTTGTTGCTCCTCCGAATCTCTTTACTGTAGTTCACGATGAACGAGACCATCCTCCTCGCTTCTTACCTATTTTACCTTCCCATCATGCACACTCTAAGCACAGGACATCACAATCTCAAGCCAGTCAAGCGGCGGCTGCTGCTGCGGCGGCAGCTGCTGCAGTTGTGGCGTCATCAAAGGTGGTTGCTGCTACAAGAAGTACAAATGATCCGCTACCTGTAGCAGCTGCAGCCACAGTGACAGCTGCAGCAGTGGTAGCAACCGGTTTGCCTAGTTTTGTGGATCGTCCAAGAAGGGATGGAGAAGGAGAATTTGGTAATTTACAATTACAAGCGAGTGAGAATGATGTGGCAGGTAAGGATACTTTGAATTCAGAAGTCTCCCTGGAGGATGTATCAGATTGTGAGATTTCATGGGAGGATATCACCTTGGGTGAACGCATCGGATTGG GATCGTATGGAGAGGTTTATCGTGGTGATTGGCATGGAACT GAAGTTGCTGTTAAAAAGTTTCTAGACCAGGAAGTAACGGTTGAATCCCTTGAGGAGTTCAAAAGTGAG GTGGGCATCATGAAAAGAGTCCGGCATCCCAATGTGGTATTATTCATGGGGGCTGTAACACGTGCCCCACATCTTTCAATCATCACTGAATTTCTGCCTAG AGGTAGTTTGTATAGATTAATTCATCGGCCCAACAATCAACTGGATATTAGACGACGTTTAAGGATAGCCCTTCATGCT GCGCGTGGTATGAATTATCTGCACAACTGCACGCCAGTTATAGTTCACCGTGATCTCAAGTCTCCAAATCTCCTTGTTGATAAAAACTGGGTTGTGAAG GTTTGTGATTTTGGGTTGTCAAGAATGAAGCACAGCACATTCCTTTCATCAAG GCAGAATGGATGGCTCCTGAGGTCCTACGAAACGAGCCCTCAGATGAAAAGTTG GTGTGATGTTTACAGCTTTGGGGTCATTTTATGGGAGCTATGCACATTGCAACAACCGTGGGGTGGAATGAACCCCATGCAAGTTGTTGGTGCTGTCGGGTTTCAGCATCGCCGTCTTGAAGTTCCTGATGACGTGGACCCCGCCATTGCTGATATTATTACAAGATGTTGGCAAAC AGATCCAAGATTACGGCCAACATTTGCTGACATCATTGCGGCGTTGAAGCCTCTTCAAAAGCCGATCACTAGTTCCAAAACCGCACGGGGCTAG
- the LOC110940727 gene encoding probable serine/threonine-protein kinase SIS8 isoform X1 — protein sequence MKNLLKKLHMMPNQASDDGSKGSPKGNQRLSGGVEQEQSKSPLSSSVSGWFVANRASSSSSSAKGEDREDVTSMAVDAAQAEEGYQIQLALELSAREDPEAVQIEAVKQISLGSCLQHNSPAQVLTYRYWNYSALSYDDKILDGFYDLYEASPRALLSEMPSLMDLQRTPVSDDITWEAVMVDKATDDKLLQLEKSALEIGIIKSSESDQNVVQKLAVLVSNHMGGPVGDPDKMLLAWKNFSHKFKATFGSMVLPLGSLKIGMARHRALLFKVLADSVGIPCCLVKGKQYTGSTDVAMNLIKTGDGREYIVDLMSDPGTLIPSHVDHDEASFPSSPWSRDEDRVTSSQSGLTTSEECSNFGNKTDEIRLRPINFSHARSPSWTEGVSSPAARKMKVKDVSQYMIDAAKENPQLAQKLHDVLLESGVVAPPNLFTVVHDERDHPPRFLPILPSHHAHSKHRTSQSQASQAAAAAAAAAAAVVASSKVVAATRSTNDPLPVAAAATVTAAAVVATGLPSFVDRPRRDGEGEFGNLQLQASENDVAGKDTLNSEVSLEDVSDCEISWEDITLGERIGLGSYGEVYRGDWHGTEVAVKKFLDQEVTVESLEEFKSEVGIMKRVRHPNVVLFMGAVTRAPHLSIITEFLPRGSLYRLIHRPNNQLDIRRRLRIALHAARGMNYLHNCTPVIVHRDLKSPNLLVDKNWVVKVCDFGLSRMKHSTFLSSRSTAGTAEWMAPEVLRNEPSDEKCDVYSFGVILWELCTLQQPWGGMNPMQVVGAVGFQHRRLEVPDDVDPAIADIITRCWQTDPRLRPTFADIIAALKPLQKPITSSKTARG from the exons ATGAAGAATCTGTTAAAAAAGCTGCACATGATGCCGAATCAAGCTTCGGATGACGGGTCTAAGGGTTCTCCAAAGGGGAATCAACGGTTGAGTGGGGGTGTGGAGCAGGAACAGAGTAAATCCCCATTGTCAAGTAGTGTTTCTGGATGGTTTGTTGCGAATCGTGCATCATCGTCTTCTTCGAGTGCGAAAGGTGAAGACAGGGAGGATGTAACTTCAATGGCAGTTGATGCTGCACAAGCAGAGGAGGGGTACCAGATTCAGTTGGCTTTGGAGTTGAGTGCACGGGAGGATCCTGAAGCCGTGCAGATCGAAGCGGTTAAGCAGATCAGTCTGGGGTCTTGTCTGCAGCACAATAGTCCTGCTCAAGTTCTTACGTATCGATATTGG AATTACAGTGCTCTTAGTTATGATGATAAGATCCTGGATGGATTCTATGATTTGTACGAGGCTTCACCAAGAGCTTTATTATCAGAGATGCCTTCCCTTATGGATTTACAACGAACCCCGGTGTCAGATGACATCACCTGGGAAGCAGTCATGGTCGACAAGGCTACGGATGATAAGCTGTTACAACTTGAAAAAAGTGCACTGGAGATTGGTATTATTAAGTcatcagaatcagatcaaaatgtGGTACAGAAACTTGCTGTTTTGGTTTCTAATCACATGGGTGGGCCTGTTGGGGATCCAGATAAGATGTTGCTTGCATGGAAAAATTTCAGCCATAAATTCAAGGCAACTTTCGGAAGCATGGTGTTGCCTCTTGGCTCATTGAAAATTGGGATGGCGCGTCATCGTGCATTGCTTTTCAAG GTTTTGGCTGATAGTGTTGGTATCCCTTGCTGCTTGGTGAAAGGGAAGCAATACACTGGATCTACTGACGTGGCAATGAACTTGATAAAAACTGGCGATGGAAG GGAATACATTGTTGATCTAATGTCGGACCCCGGAACACTTATTCCATCCCATGTTGACCATGACGAAGCTTCCTTCCCGTCAAGCCCATGGTCCCGAGATGAGGATCGTGTAACGTCTTCCCAAAGTGGTCTTACTACATCTGAAGAATGCTCCAACTTTGGgaacaaaactgatgaaatcCGTTTAAGGCCTATTAATTTCAGCCATGCACGATCCCCTTCATGGACAGAAGGTGTTAGTTCCCCTGCAGCACGTAAAATGAAGGTAAAAGATGTCTCACAATACATGATTGATGCTGCAAAAGAAAATCCTCAATTAGCCCAGAAACTGCATGATGTGTTGCTTGAAAGTGGTGTTGTTGCTCCTCCGAATCTCTTTACTGTAGTTCACGATGAACGAGACCATCCTCCTCGCTTCTTACCTATTTTACCTTCCCATCATGCACACTCTAAGCACAGGACATCACAATCTCAAGCCAGTCAAGCGGCGGCTGCTGCTGCGGCGGCAGCTGCTGCAGTTGTGGCGTCATCAAAGGTGGTTGCTGCTACAAGAAGTACAAATGATCCGCTACCTGTAGCAGCTGCAGCCACAGTGACAGCTGCAGCAGTGGTAGCAACCGGTTTGCCTAGTTTTGTGGATCGTCCAAGAAGGGATGGAGAAGGAGAATTTGGTAATTTACAATTACAAGCGAGTGAGAATGATGTGGCAGGTAAGGATACTTTGAATTCAGAAGTCTCCCTGGAGGATGTATCAGATTGTGAGATTTCATGGGAGGATATCACCTTGGGTGAACGCATCGGATTGG GATCGTATGGAGAGGTTTATCGTGGTGATTGGCATGGAACT GAAGTTGCTGTTAAAAAGTTTCTAGACCAGGAAGTAACGGTTGAATCCCTTGAGGAGTTCAAAAGTGAG GTGGGCATCATGAAAAGAGTCCGGCATCCCAATGTGGTATTATTCATGGGGGCTGTAACACGTGCCCCACATCTTTCAATCATCACTGAATTTCTGCCTAG AGGTAGTTTGTATAGATTAATTCATCGGCCCAACAATCAACTGGATATTAGACGACGTTTAAGGATAGCCCTTCATGCT GCGCGTGGTATGAATTATCTGCACAACTGCACGCCAGTTATAGTTCACCGTGATCTCAAGTCTCCAAATCTCCTTGTTGATAAAAACTGGGTTGTGAAG GTTTGTGATTTTGGGTTGTCAAGAATGAAGCACAGCACATTCCTTTCATCAAGGTCTACTGCAGGGACA GCAGAATGGATGGCTCCTGAGGTCCTACGAAACGAGCCCTCAGATGAAAA GTGTGATGTTTACAGCTTTGGGGTCATTTTATGGGAGCTATGCACATTGCAACAACCGTGGGGTGGAATGAACCCCATGCAAGTTGTTGGTGCTGTCGGGTTTCAGCATCGCCGTCTTGAAGTTCCTGATGACGTGGACCCCGCCATTGCTGATATTATTACAAGATGTTGGCAAAC AGATCCAAGATTACGGCCAACATTTGCTGACATCATTGCGGCGTTGAAGCCTCTTCAAAAGCCGATCACTAGTTCCAAAACCGCACGGGGCTAG